A window of Dehalogenimonas sp. WBC-2 genomic DNA:
AACTGCGGGTAATTTTCTTGCTGGCATGTAAGGGGGAGGCTTCACCGGGGGAGGTGGCAGAAGCATTCGGGGTACCGAAGGCTAATGTTACCAGTGTTATAGACCGGTTGGTGGGCAAGGGATTGGTTAGCCGACGGGAGAATACTGAAGATCGCCGCGGCTATATCCTATCTCTTACCAAAGAGGGTGAGAACCAGGTAGAACAGCTGCGGACACTGGGGATCGACTCGTTTAAACGGGTGCTTGAAAGAATGGACAAAGCTGGATTGGAATCATTACGCTCCGGCCTGGAGGCACTTATCACGGTTATTAAAGAAGGAGAAGAGGCAGGAGAGTGTAAATCAAT
This region includes:
- a CDS encoding transcriptional regulator MarR family, translating into MNKNENIDVLLELMGQMMNYHPLMSENVQPWLHLELTREQLRVIFLLACKGEASPGEVAEAFGVPKANVTSVIDRLVGKGLVSRRENTEDRRGYILSLTKEGENQVEQLRTLGIDSFKRVLERMDKAGLESLRSGLEALITVIKEGEEAGECKSIPASG